One Nocardioides aromaticivorans genomic window carries:
- a CDS encoding sortase produces the protein MTAPTVPPAAAAPPAHDAPPGAAPPRRPQPARRAERPPRPPRQPLQGTPALVSSISTMVALVCLWAVLHLLVLAQVSHARAQDLLFEEFRVQLAGATAPVDGTAEPGAPVALLRIPRLDLEEVVVEGTAPGDLFAGPGHKRDSVLPGQVGTSLVFGRAATYGAPFADLSELEAGDRIEVTTGQGELDLRVVAVRRAGDPNRARPEGAARVTLVSAEGSGRLAGFRPGKALYVDAEAPKGFPSPGGYSPAVPPSEEAMARGVESLPSVCLGLALLIALTLGVIAARLRWSVGLVWVVAAPVAIALAWFTTDAAMRLFPNLI, from the coding sequence ATGACCGCGCCGACCGTCCCGCCCGCCGCGGCAGCGCCCCCGGCCCACGACGCCCCGCCGGGCGCGGCGCCACCGCGCCGTCCGCAGCCCGCGCGTCGCGCCGAGCGCCCGCCGCGGCCACCGCGCCAGCCCCTGCAGGGCACGCCGGCGCTGGTGTCGAGCATCTCGACGATGGTCGCGCTGGTCTGCCTGTGGGCCGTGCTGCACCTGCTGGTGCTCGCCCAGGTGTCCCACGCGCGGGCGCAGGACCTGCTCTTCGAGGAGTTCCGCGTCCAGCTCGCGGGGGCGACGGCGCCCGTCGACGGCACCGCCGAGCCGGGCGCGCCGGTGGCGCTCCTGCGGATCCCCAGGCTCGACCTCGAGGAGGTCGTCGTCGAGGGCACGGCGCCTGGAGACCTGTTCGCGGGACCGGGACACAAGCGCGACAGCGTTCTGCCGGGCCAGGTCGGCACCTCACTGGTGTTCGGCCGCGCCGCGACCTACGGCGCTCCCTTCGCCGACCTGTCCGAGCTCGAGGCGGGTGACCGGATCGAGGTCACCACCGGCCAGGGCGAGCTGGACCTCAGGGTCGTGGCGGTACGCCGGGCCGGCGACCCGAACCGGGCGCGCCCCGAGGGGGCCGCGCGCGTCACGCTCGTCTCCGCCGAGGGGTCGGGCCGCCTCGCCGGCTTCCGTCCCGGCAAGGCGCTGTACGTCGACGCCGAGGCCCCGAAGGGCTTCCCGTCCCCGGGCGGCTACTCGCCCGCCGTACCCCCGTCCGAGGAGGCGATGGCCCGCGGCGTCGAGTCGCTGCCCAGCGTCTGCCTCGGTCTGGCCCTGCTCATCGCGCTGACGCTCGGGGTCATCGCGGCGCGCCTCCGGTGGTCGGTCGGCCTGGTGTGGGTGGTCGCCGCACCGGTCGCGATCGCCCTGGCGTGGTTCACGACGGACGCCGCGATGCGGCTGTTCCCGAACCTGATCTGA
- a CDS encoding phosphate ABC transporter substrate-binding protein PstS: MSRARSTTLAILAGLGLLSVLAGTAAASVPEETPRDGVASRAAAYATIEGKGSTWSKLIVDKWIGDVDSKGMKVVYSGVGSSAGRKAFADGTVDYAISEIPYQGVDEKSGQADKSDRDYAYLPIVAGGTSFTYQLKIGTQQVRNLRLSGETVAKIFTNQITSWDDAQITRDNNGRKFPKIPITPVVRSDGSGTTAQFTRWMDAEYPSIWRPYFGKSGLTSYFPKKGRQIAQAGSDQVMNTIKGFAGNGTIGYVEYAYPKNAGYPVVKVSNKAGYYVEPTTFNVAVALTRAKIDPATLTQVLDAVYRNPDPRAYPLSSYSYMIIPTSADDPRMTTAKRQTLADFLYHSLCAGQGDAGDYGYSPLTLNLVSAGFTQVKKLKAADPAVVLTNRDVKSCNNPTFDGKNLNHNVLADKAPQPAACDKDGQGPCTTGTGTGAPSTDEPGAGGTGGTGGTGGAGGSGDAPASGDAPPVVDPETGEVVAAGSTGGSTAGGEVYANPLLVSDRPADSRTFGWLAVIELIGLVVLPGLFVSVLRRRRAAGAGR; encoded by the coding sequence ATGTCCCGCGCCCGCAGTACGACGCTCGCGATCCTCGCCGGCCTCGGACTCCTGTCCGTCCTCGCCGGCACGGCCGCGGCGAGCGTCCCCGAGGAGACGCCGCGCGACGGCGTCGCGTCGCGTGCGGCGGCGTACGCGACCATCGAGGGGAAGGGCTCGACCTGGTCGAAGCTCATCGTCGACAAGTGGATCGGCGACGTCGACAGCAAGGGCATGAAGGTCGTCTACAGCGGCGTCGGCTCGAGCGCGGGCCGCAAGGCGTTCGCCGACGGCACCGTCGACTACGCGATCTCCGAGATCCCCTACCAGGGCGTCGACGAGAAGAGCGGCCAGGCCGACAAGAGCGACCGCGACTACGCCTACCTGCCGATCGTGGCCGGTGGCACCTCGTTCACCTACCAGCTCAAGATCGGCACCCAGCAGGTGCGCAACCTCCGCCTCTCGGGGGAGACGGTCGCCAAGATCTTCACCAACCAGATCACCAGCTGGGACGACGCGCAGATCACGCGGGACAACAACGGACGCAAGTTCCCGAAGATCCCGATCACGCCCGTGGTGCGCTCGGACGGCTCGGGCACGACGGCCCAGTTCACCCGCTGGATGGACGCGGAGTACCCCTCGATCTGGCGCCCCTACTTCGGCAAGAGCGGCCTGACGTCGTACTTCCCGAAGAAGGGCCGGCAGATCGCGCAGGCCGGCTCCGACCAGGTCATGAACACGATCAAGGGCTTCGCCGGCAACGGCACGATCGGGTACGTCGAGTACGCCTATCCGAAGAACGCCGGCTACCCGGTCGTGAAGGTCAGCAACAAGGCGGGCTACTACGTGGAGCCGACGACCTTCAACGTGGCGGTCGCGCTGACGAGGGCGAAGATCGACCCGGCCACGCTGACGCAGGTGCTGGACGCGGTCTACCGCAACCCGGACCCGCGGGCCTACCCGCTGTCGTCGTACTCGTACATGATCATCCCGACCAGTGCCGACGACCCGCGGATGACCACGGCGAAGCGCCAGACGCTCGCCGACTTCCTCTACCACTCGCTGTGCGCGGGCCAGGGCGACGCGGGCGACTACGGCTACTCGCCGTTGACCCTCAACCTCGTCTCCGCCGGGTTCACGCAGGTCAAGAAGCTGAAGGCGGCGGATCCCGCCGTCGTGCTGACCAACCGGGACGTGAAGAGCTGCAACAACCCGACCTTCGACGGCAAGAACCTCAACCACAACGTGCTGGCCGACAAGGCGCCACAGCCGGCGGCGTGCGACAAGGACGGCCAGGGCCCGTGCACCACGGGCACCGGCACCGGGGCGCCGTCCACGGACGAGCCCGGAGCCGGTGGGACCGGGGGCACGGGCGGCACGGGTGGCGCCGGTGGCTCCGGTGACGCCCCGGCGAGCGGTGACGCCCCGCCGGTGGTCGACCCGGAGACCGGGGAGGTCGTCGCCGCCGGCAGCACCGGCGGGTCGACGGCCGGCGGCGAGGTCTACGCCAACCCGCTGCTCGTCTCGGACCGTCCCGCGGACAGCCGCACCTTCGGCTGGCTGGCGGTCATCGAGCTGATCGGCCTGGTCGTGCTGCCCGGGCTCTTCGTGTCGGTCCTGCGCCGGCGCCGCGCAGCAGGGGCGGGCCGATGA
- the guaB gene encoding IMP dehydrogenase — protein MEVPDKFAALGLTYDDVLLLPGHSDLAPDDIDTTSRLTREISLRSPLISAAMDTVTESRMAIAMARQGGIGILHRNLSAEEQAYQVDLVKRTQTGIISNPVTIGPDATLEDLDRICGEYRVSGLPVVDADNRLLGICTNRDLRFTPVAEWATTKVDEVMTPMPLVTGGVGISRDEATALLRKHKRERLPLVDAEGRLGGLITVKDFVKSEQFPLASKDGDGRLMVGAAIGYFGDAWERATGLIEAGVDVLVADTAHGHVTLLLDMVRRLKSDPATKHVQVIGGNVATREGAQAFVDAGADAVKVGFGPGSICTTRVVTGCGVPQVTAVYEASLAAKPAGVPVIADGGLQQSGDIAKAIVAGAESVMIGSMLAGCEESPGEVVFHQGKQYKAYRGMGSLGAMSSRGKKSYSKDRYFQAEVTSDDKIVPEGIEGRVAYKGPLAGVAHQLLGGLSQSMFYVGARTIPELQDKGRFIRITSASLKESHPHDIEMTVEAPNYHR, from the coding sequence GTGGAGGTCCCTGACAAGTTCGCAGCGCTCGGTCTCACCTACGACGACGTCCTCCTGCTCCCGGGTCATAGCGACCTGGCGCCGGACGACATCGACACCACCTCGCGGTTGACGCGTGAGATCTCGCTGAGGTCGCCGCTGATCAGCGCCGCGATGGACACCGTGACCGAGTCGCGGATGGCGATCGCGATGGCCCGCCAGGGCGGCATCGGCATCCTGCACCGCAACCTGTCCGCGGAGGAGCAGGCCTACCAGGTCGACCTCGTCAAGCGGACCCAGACCGGGATCATCTCCAACCCGGTCACCATCGGCCCCGACGCGACGCTCGAGGACCTCGACCGGATCTGCGGCGAGTACCGCGTCTCCGGCCTCCCCGTGGTCGACGCCGACAACCGCCTCCTCGGCATCTGCACCAACCGCGACCTGCGCTTCACGCCCGTCGCGGAGTGGGCGACCACCAAGGTCGACGAGGTGATGACCCCCATGCCGCTGGTCACCGGTGGCGTCGGCATCAGCCGTGACGAGGCGACCGCGCTGCTGCGCAAGCACAAGCGTGAGCGCCTCCCGCTGGTCGACGCCGAGGGCCGCCTCGGCGGCCTGATCACGGTCAAGGACTTCGTGAAGTCCGAGCAGTTCCCGCTGGCCTCCAAGGACGGCGACGGCCGCCTGATGGTCGGCGCCGCGATCGGCTACTTCGGCGACGCCTGGGAGCGGGCCACCGGCCTGATCGAGGCCGGCGTCGACGTGCTCGTCGCCGACACCGCGCACGGCCACGTCACCCTGCTGCTCGACATGGTCCGCCGGCTCAAGTCCGACCCCGCCACGAAGCACGTCCAGGTGATCGGCGGCAACGTCGCCACCCGCGAGGGCGCCCAGGCCTTCGTCGACGCCGGCGCCGACGCGGTCAAGGTCGGCTTCGGCCCGGGCTCCATCTGTACGACGCGCGTCGTCACCGGCTGCGGCGTACCCCAGGTGACCGCGGTCTACGAGGCGTCCCTCGCCGCGAAGCCCGCGGGCGTGCCGGTCATCGCCGACGGCGGCCTGCAGCAGTCCGGCGACATCGCCAAGGCGATCGTCGCCGGCGCCGAGTCCGTCATGATCGGCTCCATGCTCGCCGGCTGCGAGGAGTCGCCGGGCGAGGTGGTCTTCCACCAGGGCAAGCAGTACAAGGCCTACCGCGGCATGGGATCGCTCGGCGCGATGTCCTCGCGCGGCAAGAAGTCCTACTCCAAGGACCGCTACTTCCAGGCCGAGGTCACCAGCGACGACAAGATCGTCCCCGAGGGCATCGAGGGCCGGGTCGCCTACAAGGGCCCGCTCGCCGGCGTCGCCCACCAGCTGCTCGGCGGCCTGTCGCAGTCGATGTTCTACGTCGGCGCGCGGACCATCCCCGAGCTGCAGGACAAGGGCCGGTTCATCCGGATCACCTCGGCCTCGCTCAAGGAGAGCCACCCGCACGACATCGAGATGACCGTCGAGGCCCCCAACTACCACCGTTAG
- the pstC gene encoding phosphate ABC transporter permease subunit PstC yields the protein MTSLPLSDPGAPEAEPRRISRRPSGGDAVFVNVFRVIGASVLVITGGVGVFLAVQTVPTLRHYGIDFLTTARWEPEVDLLGIAGVVVGTVSIALLAMVFAFPLALLTALFITEYAPARVKPFLVSLVDLMAAVPSIVYGLWGFFLMMPHVAELSYWLQRHFGWVPFFEIRDTDPDSPVWDTTRYIASSFCASVPVAMMVLPMACAVMRQVFSQTPPGEREAALALGATKWGVITSVVLPFGRGGIIGGTMLGLGRALGETIAVALIISPAFEIKWNVLEVGAISVSSLIAIQFSEASPSQLSALLAAGFVLFVLTLVVNTCAAMIVNRSRSGADADA from the coding sequence GTGACCAGCCTGCCCCTTTCGGACCCGGGCGCGCCTGAAGCCGAGCCCCGCCGGATCTCGCGCAGGCCGTCCGGCGGAGACGCCGTCTTCGTCAACGTCTTCCGCGTCATCGGCGCGTCCGTGCTCGTCATCACCGGCGGCGTCGGCGTCTTCCTCGCGGTGCAGACCGTGCCGACGTTGCGCCACTACGGCATCGACTTCCTCACCACCGCGCGCTGGGAGCCCGAGGTCGACCTGCTCGGCATCGCGGGCGTCGTCGTGGGCACGGTCTCGATCGCCCTGCTGGCGATGGTCTTCGCGTTCCCGCTGGCCCTGCTGACCGCGTTGTTCATCACGGAGTACGCGCCGGCGCGGGTCAAGCCCTTCCTGGTGTCCCTCGTCGACCTGATGGCGGCGGTGCCGTCGATCGTCTACGGCCTGTGGGGCTTCTTCCTGATGATGCCGCACGTCGCGGAGCTGTCGTACTGGCTGCAGCGCCACTTCGGCTGGGTGCCCTTCTTCGAGATCCGCGACACCGACCCGGACAGCCCGGTGTGGGACACCACCCGCTACATCGCCAGCTCGTTCTGCGCCTCCGTGCCCGTCGCGATGATGGTGCTGCCGATGGCGTGCGCCGTCATGCGGCAGGTCTTCTCGCAGACCCCGCCGGGGGAGCGGGAGGCGGCGCTGGCGCTGGGCGCGACGAAGTGGGGCGTCATCACGTCCGTCGTGCTGCCCTTCGGCCGCGGCGGCATCATCGGCGGCACGATGCTCGGCCTGGGCCGCGCCCTCGGGGAGACCATCGCGGTCGCGCTGATCATCTCGCCCGCCTTCGAGATCAAGTGGAACGTGCTCGAGGTCGGCGCCATCTCGGTGAGCTCCCTGATCGCAATCCAGTTCAGCGAGGCGAGCCCCTCGCAGCTGTCGGCCCTACTGGCGGCCGGGTTCGTGCTCTTCGTGCTGACCCTGGTCGTCAACACCTGCGCCGCGATGATCGTCAACCGCAGCCGGTCCGGGGCGGACGCCGACGCATGA
- the pstA gene encoding phosphate ABC transporter permease PstA yields the protein MSTSTTTSTPRSTTTPRTHLPVRDDDAPPPVPRLAIGAPNADELFVRVGAWVAAVAIAWLITQRFLPLAGLPWFLIVLFVGGVAMTALLTTMTGTWVEVKDRVAGAVITGGALVVGAALVSTITFVFLRGWRALLHTNFFLDDMAGVDPKASFDAGGVAHAITGSLIQLGIALVITLPLGIGTAVFMTEVGGRFSRVVRTVVEAMTALPSIVAGLFVYAVLILTLGFPPSGFAAGMAIAVMMLPIIARAADVVLRVVPGTLREASLALGASRWRTVWHVVLPTARPGLATAVILGVARGIGETSPVLLTSGAANFLVTNPFEGAMNSLPLYIYNGARSGEPALIDRAFGAAAVLMVLVLVLFVIARLVARPAGGNRRGLVRPFVRALGTAVRKIPTSRSSS from the coding sequence ATGAGCACGAGTACGACGACCAGCACGCCGCGGTCGACCACCACGCCCCGCACCCACCTGCCGGTCCGCGACGACGACGCGCCGCCGCCGGTGCCGCGCCTCGCGATCGGCGCGCCCAACGCGGACGAGCTGTTCGTGCGCGTCGGCGCCTGGGTGGCCGCGGTCGCGATCGCCTGGCTGATCACCCAGCGCTTCCTGCCGCTCGCCGGCCTGCCGTGGTTCCTCATCGTCCTCTTCGTGGGCGGCGTCGCGATGACCGCGCTGCTCACGACCATGACGGGGACCTGGGTCGAGGTGAAGGACCGCGTCGCGGGAGCGGTGATCACCGGTGGCGCGCTCGTCGTCGGGGCGGCGCTCGTCTCGACCATCACCTTCGTCTTCCTCCGCGGCTGGCGGGCCCTGCTGCACACCAACTTCTTCCTCGACGACATGGCGGGCGTCGACCCGAAGGCGTCCTTCGACGCCGGTGGCGTCGCGCACGCGATCACCGGGTCCCTGATCCAGCTGGGGATCGCGCTGGTCATCACGCTGCCGCTCGGCATCGGCACCGCCGTCTTCATGACCGAGGTCGGCGGCCGGTTCTCCCGCGTGGTCCGCACCGTCGTCGAGGCGATGACGGCGCTGCCCTCGATCGTGGCCGGCCTGTTCGTCTACGCCGTGCTGATCCTGACCCTCGGCTTCCCGCCCTCCGGGTTCGCGGCCGGCATGGCGATCGCGGTCATGATGCTGCCGATCATCGCCCGCGCCGCGGACGTCGTGCTCCGCGTCGTGCCGGGCACCCTGCGCGAGGCCAGCCTGGCGCTCGGCGCCAGCCGCTGGCGCACCGTGTGGCACGTGGTGCTGCCGACCGCCCGACCGGGCCTGGCGACGGCGGTGATCCTGGGCGTCGCGCGCGGCATCGGTGAGACCAGTCCCGTCCTGCTCACGTCGGGGGCGGCCAACTTCCTGGTCACCAACCCCTTCGAGGGCGCCATGAACTCGCTGCCGCTCTACATCTACAACGGCGCCCGCAGCGGGGAGCCGGCGCTGATCGACCGCGCGTTCGGTGCCGCCGCGGTGCTGATGGTCCTCGTCCTCGTGCTGTTCGTCATCGCCCGCCTTGTCGCCCGACCCGCCGGCGGCAACCGGCGCGGCCTCGTCCGACCGTTCGTCCGCGCGCTCGGCACCGCCGTCCGCAAGATCCCCACGTCCCGGAGCAGCTCATGA